From one Agathobaculum sp. NTUH-O15-33 genomic stretch:
- a CDS encoding AAA family ATPase, whose product MGNLVECGKDIYLCKSCAETALRCFSAKPVPAAVQPAMSAPQTPREFAEELDKSVIGQREAKKALSVALWKHAQRLRGNTAVPPAHVLLYGPTGCGKTYLAQCAAKLLDVPFVRVDATTFSETGYKGRDVQEIVFNVLHAAKTRSQAEHAVVFVDEFDKLSAHGGGDRQAYQRGTQHAFLTMLEGGVVTVENKQETAELDVSGLLFIFAGAFPGLDEVISTRLHSGERAIGFGSQPLGKAQENTKNLITQAVSADFMTYGVEPELIGRISVLAPILPLGAPDLVRILTEADGSVAAQYGAFFSQLGIDLTLEPAAAAKLAELAHETSTGARGLRGWLEQLIASQLFDMSESKSIRITVEQLEGGGSRGRKRG is encoded by the coding sequence ATGGGTAATCTAGTGGAGTGTGGAAAAGACATCTATCTGTGCAAGTCCTGCGCAGAAACCGCGCTGCGCTGTTTTTCCGCTAAGCCCGTTCCAGCTGCAGTGCAGCCAGCCATGTCCGCTCCCCAAACCCCGCGTGAATTCGCGGAGGAGTTGGACAAGTCGGTCATCGGTCAGAGAGAAGCGAAGAAGGCGCTGTCCGTCGCGCTTTGGAAGCACGCGCAGCGGCTGCGCGGCAACACCGCTGTACCACCCGCGCATGTGCTGCTATACGGCCCGACCGGTTGCGGCAAGACCTATCTCGCGCAATGCGCAGCAAAGCTGCTGGACGTGCCCTTCGTCCGCGTGGACGCGACAACGTTCTCTGAAACCGGCTATAAGGGGCGTGATGTGCAGGAGATTGTTTTCAATGTACTGCACGCCGCCAAAACCCGCAGCCAAGCAGAACACGCGGTCGTGTTCGTGGACGAGTTTGACAAGCTGTCCGCGCACGGCGGCGGCGACCGGCAGGCGTACCAGCGCGGTACGCAGCACGCCTTTTTGACGATGCTGGAGGGCGGCGTGGTGACGGTGGAAAACAAGCAGGAAACTGCAGAGCTTGACGTGTCCGGCCTGCTTTTCATCTTCGCGGGTGCGTTTCCCGGGCTGGACGAGGTGATCTCCACGCGGCTGCACAGCGGTGAGCGCGCGATCGGTTTCGGCAGTCAGCCGCTCGGCAAGGCGCAGGAAAACACGAAAAACTTGATTACGCAGGCCGTTTCCGCTGATTTCATGACCTACGGCGTTGAACCAGAGCTGATTGGCAGAATCTCAGTGCTTGCACCGATTCTTCCGCTGGGCGCTCCCGACCTCGTACGCATCCTGACGGAAGCAGACGGCTCAGTAGCGGCTCAGTACGGCGCGTTTTTCAGTCAGCTCGGCATAGATCTCACCTTAGAGCCCGCCGCCGCCGCGAAATTAGCTGAACTCGCCCACGAAACCAGTACGGGCGCGCGTGGTCTGCGCGGATGGCTGGAACAGCTGATCGCAAGCCAGCTGTTCGATATGTCGGAGAGCAAGAGCATTCGCATCACCGTCGAGCAATTGGAAGGGGGCGGATCGCGTGGACGTAAGCGTGGTTGA
- a CDS encoding LLM class flavin-dependent oxidoreductase: MTSENIRNEVKAYIAQSGWTLTDIVKEWNARHSEQTTTQNISNKLSRGTIKYSEIKEIADIIGYQIQWTQK, translated from the coding sequence ATGACAAGCGAGAATATTCGTAATGAAGTAAAAGCCTATATCGCCCAAAGCGGCTGGACATTAACCGATATTGTAAAAGAGTGGAACGCACGGCACAGCGAGCAAACCACAACACAGAATATATCCAATAAGCTTTCTCGCGGAACGATTAAATACAGCGAGATCAAAGAAATCGCAGATATTATCGGATATCAGATACAGTGGACACAAAAGTAA
- a CDS encoding helix-turn-helix domain-containing protein, translated as MIRLNVLPLLEQAGHTKYWLYKQLGMSYQNFSRMVNNQTASIRYENIETICRLLKCTPNELFTITDELPE; from the coding sequence ATGATTCGTTTGAATGTGTTACCACTTTTAGAGCAGGCCGGGCATACAAAGTATTGGCTGTATAAGCAACTCGGAATGAGCTATCAGAATTTTAGCCGCATGGTAAATAACCAAACGGCATCCATTCGGTATGAAAATATCGAAACGATCTGCCGATTACTGAAATGTACGCCGAACGAGTTGTTTACTATCACAGATGAATTGCCGGAATAG
- a CDS encoding stalk domain-containing protein produces the protein MKRNYLIKRIVCMTAVTLLISTLTFSATAASLFVRTINAQFGVSIKLNGKNFIPTDVNGKTAEPMIVNGTTYLPVRAVAEAAGFHVDWNGETYTVSLSNREDGEWIAVDSEWIRDMNKADFLGVTTYLCDFTTDVSLLKKLSGQDYVSGFAFSDTYARNQGCSIALPIKKNYHNIRFEIAEVYVATAVDGEITKLSITDSDTNVVYKQCELLAGNNIIEADISGAERITISIDPSDTERKNWTADSASTFALGNMQLR, from the coding sequence ATGAAAAGAAATTACTTAATTAAACGGATCGTGTGCATGACTGCGGTAACATTGCTCATTAGTACGCTCACCTTTTCGGCGACAGCGGCTTCGCTATTTGTACGTACAATCAATGCACAGTTTGGCGTGAGCATCAAATTAAACGGCAAAAACTTTATCCCGACAGACGTGAACGGCAAAACGGCCGAACCCATGATCGTTAATGGCACGACCTATCTACCGGTGCGTGCCGTCGCCGAGGCGGCCGGCTTCCACGTTGACTGGAATGGGGAAACGTATACGGTCAGCTTAAGCAACCGCGAGGATGGCGAGTGGATAGCTGTGGATAGCGAGTGGATTCGAGATATGAACAAAGCGGATTTTCTTGGCGTAACCACTTATCTTTGTGACTTTACCACAGATGTCTCATTACTCAAAAAATTGAGCGGACAAGATTATGTTTCAGGATTTGCTTTCAGTGACACATATGCTAGAAATCAGGGCTGCTCTATCGCCTTGCCAATCAAAAAGAATTACCACAATATTCGCTTTGAAATTGCGGAGGTATATGTCGCAACAGCTGTTGATGGAGAAATCACGAAGCTGTCCATCACAGATAGCGACACTAATGTCGTATACAAGCAGTGTGAGCTTTTGGCAGGAAACAATATTATTGAAGCAGATATCAGCGGCGCAGAGCGTATCACTATCAGCATAGATCCTTCGGATACCGAGCGAAAGAATTGGACAGCTGACTCCGCCAGCACATTTGCCCTTGGCAATATGCAGCTACGATAA
- a CDS encoding S-layer homology domain-containing protein: protein MKRSIFKLSVSMCMISMFLVMISSAAYNDVPASHWAYASIEAMTQKGVMKGAGDNLFKPENALTRAEFITVVTRAILSDQIDAVVKETWYAANYKVALDAELIREDETPDTVRFMSGNITRYEMARLLVRADKMSTKTPRSRRINRLLLIIWRSLFRIAILWNKPTPKGF, encoded by the coding sequence ATGAAAAGGTCTATTTTTAAGTTGTCGGTGAGCATGTGCATGATAAGCATGTTTCTAGTGATGATAAGCTCTGCCGCCTACAATGATGTGCCCGCGTCGCATTGGGCCTATGCCTCTATTGAGGCAATGACGCAAAAGGGAGTTATGAAGGGCGCAGGCGATAACCTATTCAAGCCAGAAAATGCACTGACTCGCGCGGAATTTATTACCGTGGTGACCCGCGCGATACTTTCTGATCAGATTGATGCCGTCGTGAAAGAGACTTGGTATGCTGCGAATTACAAGGTCGCTTTAGATGCCGAACTGATTCGAGAGGACGAAACGCCGGACACCGTTAGATTTATGTCCGGTAACATCACCCGTTATGAAATGGCACGGCTTTTGGTGCGTGCTGATAAAATGTCAACAAAAACCCCGCGCTCACGGCGGATCAATCGACTATTACTGATTATATGGAGATCCCTATTCCGTATCGCTATTTTGTGGAACAAGCCTACGCCAAAGGGCTTTTGA
- a CDS encoding DUF3991 domain-containing protein, translating to MKAGIFYESRNYHNCVFVGKDKTGKDRFACMRGTMGNFKADVQGSDKRFNFCLLSSDPSSGLLAVFESPRDVLSLAMLRKVKRTAWDKCNHLSWGGTAPLALPCSPVSLIERLPVDQGMFWGIIIWCSAQVSVDSCTLIIL from the coding sequence ATGAAAGCCGGTATCTTCTACGAAAGCAGGAATTACCACAACTGCGTGTTTGTAGGGAAAGACAAGACCGGAAAGGACCGGTTTGCCTGTATGCGCGGGACGATGGGCAACTTCAAGGCCGACGTGCAGGGAAGCGATAAGCGGTTTAACTTCTGCCTCCTGTCCTCCGACCCGTCAAGCGGCCTGCTGGCCGTGTTTGAAAGCCCCAGAGACGTCCTATCGCTGGCAATGCTGCGGAAAGTGAAGCGCACCGCATGGGATAAATGCAACCACCTGTCGTGGGGCGGTACGGCTCCGCTGGCGTTACCTTGTAGTCCAGTTTCTCTGATTGAGCGATTGCCAGTCGATCAGGGGATGTTTTGGGGTATCATTATTTGGTGTTCAGCACAAGTATCAGTTGACTCTTGCACTCTAATAATTTTATAG
- a CDS encoding aryl-sulfate sulfotransferase, with translation MRKRLEAAVVILCMFIGVLPTAVASEKNATSWEIDIEQIILCSDLATKEEVTNYDGTKDVIEHHNTPSSGKIFAVVTLSASKKNILADALNISMLTLQIKGENYERMANDVFLINHGYTAFPSDNELLISQRGTVCFEISEQYLKDSTQGWVVSSEMIVSEPYGSGISKLPIAPNIVEQQSEMEQYILSSYETSGQATLENSLIIIDPYGTAPLSALAIFETEDESDITVTIKGKNNASDFTYQISEPETHHEVPIIGMYPEYANRVVIAAENQEKTFTIQTSALPADMADFETSAEESALDNGFTYIAGFYRMLVDKQGQVRWYSSMTTHHDPSGIDQVSASDGIWFSTDQYSTHAQIFHLSWVGKVLHTFSWIEPAHHDAALTDNGEMLYWGGGTIRQIDLSTGESSLYFNPEDVLDSTVDTLEMRRSLGDWLHPNTISFDQGKLYLSFRNQHMLMKMDYQTKEIEWVATPASGKNEQGIYAIQKDITEKIVLPKENDDNFEWFYSQHEIAPLPDLDNNPNTDDFTLFDNGQERGVYGWYDGLTNKEDFYSRIVHYRVDNEKRTIEQIFDWGKDAQPSLSSYYYGGAQYIIGQDTDMYLGCFGMLDFGGGSKIVEVSPTGQVACTWSFPSEYTYRAHFISNKDFSSIAEPALGTAGMAIFEGKETWKTWTSPTDNREIRYKLNDISMQKDGKVTASGWAYMPEVKNQNRETFLVANGLTASYKIKLQTRSGMIPDEEQVPDGYRYGFNDKTIDTTDLPDGRYTLGLQVEAGRQTAYTELPYYFVKGQDNSGTYSTSMPDAAYTTALMRQLDTMSEGKTIDNPYIKMDPYGISPLTALAAFETDAPAHVTVTVQGKDDRTTLTYDIDGKRRLHFIPIVGLYYNDLTNVILQATDDNGKTKTGTISLATHAAVDGKLPTLSVDTTESDLSQAASGLTFCMPNGDCHPFAVDLNGDVRWYLTKKVGDYGLHQLSNGHFLVESLTRNNVIFSTIGIDEIDLLGRVYRQYNTDGVMHHEAKEIANGNYIFSMSKAGKSTINDYIEEIDPKTGGVVRNWDMQDILGQGLAANETYGTDNYSNWFHNNCVDYLESEDALLISSRHQNMVIKLDAETKQIRWILGDHNTVPEHLQQYLLTPVGEEFEWQYGQHAPMFLPDGNIMLYDNGDYRSKTVAGSVQASQNYSRAVIYHVDENHKTVSQVWQYGKENGSDTYTTYIGDVDYLGSEHYLLNFGGIIRDSNGVATDTMGTGTTTRCRVFEYANGKPIWTLSVDGNADISYNASIYRAERLDVTEMPSDYDCIAEQQWLGEFHPTSTVAISTGEYSEVSSSDYQLTSVINEGNRLLINGKATDPTELSNVYIGLRGRENTATYKVSPNISTGEFSSVIYFGNEFLGDRQIDILVDKTDGSRLKCFTGAAIPALKAFAITMDTPNNGVSVGETFALKATATPAYAQASTILYESSNPNVATVSASGVVTAVSAGYVIITARMADSATASQMAITVLGQSSSGNSGGGGGGGAGISRPAEEKPAGSISVSTDPKTGAVTYLKQLDNHFTVSITDESNGNRMILCKNASEQIIANISLPKTVDVNSKKSFEDVSSSAWYHDAVAFAVASKLFNGMTETTFGAEQPMTRAMLVTVLHRLSGTPLFNHTGFDDVPSGTWYSQAVEWASVNQIVDGMGNNLFVPNASITREQLATILYRFICVIQVPDISGSSVSAFEDAATISSWSNDAMKWAVQNKIMQGSDNKLNPQANASRAEVATMLYRLSEYLKAMDLK, from the coding sequence ATGAGGAAAAGACTTGAAGCGGCTGTTGTTATTTTATGTATGTTCATTGGGGTTCTGCCAACTGCAGTTGCTTCAGAAAAAAACGCAACATCTTGGGAAATTGATATTGAGCAAATTATATTATGTAGTGATTTGGCGACTAAAGAGGAGGTAACTAATTATGACGGAACTAAGGATGTCATTGAGCACCATAATACTCCATCCTCGGGGAAAATTTTTGCCGTCGTCACACTGAGCGCTAGTAAAAAGAACATTTTAGCGGATGCACTGAATATCTCGATGCTGACACTTCAGATAAAAGGTGAAAACTACGAGCGCATGGCAAATGATGTTTTCCTAATTAACCATGGATATACAGCCTTTCCTTCTGATAATGAGCTGCTGATCTCGCAAAGGGGTACAGTATGTTTTGAAATTTCGGAACAGTATTTAAAGGATTCTACACAAGGATGGGTTGTTTCAAGTGAAATGATCGTTTCTGAACCATATGGATCGGGGATATCCAAGTTGCCGATTGCACCGAATATTGTAGAGCAGCAGTCGGAAATGGAACAGTATATTTTGTCATCGTATGAGACCAGTGGACAGGCAACGCTGGAAAATTCGTTGATTATTATTGATCCATATGGTACAGCGCCACTGAGCGCTTTGGCAATATTTGAAACAGAAGATGAAAGCGACATAACGGTAACTATTAAAGGCAAGAATAACGCTTCGGATTTTACATACCAAATATCTGAGCCTGAAACACATCACGAAGTGCCGATTATTGGCATGTATCCAGAATATGCCAATCGGGTTGTTATAGCAGCGGAAAATCAGGAAAAAACATTCACGATTCAAACATCGGCATTGCCAGCTGATATGGCTGATTTTGAAACTTCTGCAGAAGAGTCTGCACTGGATAATGGTTTTACATATATTGCGGGTTTCTATCGTATGCTTGTTGATAAACAGGGGCAGGTTCGCTGGTATTCGTCCATGACTACGCATCATGATCCTTCAGGCATTGATCAGGTGTCAGCAAGTGATGGTATTTGGTTTTCCACGGACCAATATTCAACTCATGCGCAGATATTTCATTTGTCATGGGTTGGTAAAGTTCTACACACTTTTTCGTGGATTGAGCCGGCACATCATGATGCTGCGTTAACAGATAATGGGGAAATGCTCTACTGGGGCGGCGGAACAATTCGACAAATCGATTTAAGTACAGGAGAAAGTTCTCTGTATTTTAATCCTGAAGACGTTTTGGATTCTACTGTAGACACACTTGAAATGCGTCGTTCTTTGGGAGATTGGCTCCATCCGAACACCATATCATTTGACCAAGGGAAACTATATTTATCTTTCCGCAACCAACACATGTTGATGAAAATGGATTATCAAACAAAGGAAATCGAATGGGTAGCAACGCCTGCAAGTGGTAAAAACGAGCAAGGTATATATGCGATTCAAAAGGATATTACTGAAAAAATTGTACTTCCAAAAGAAAATGATGATAATTTTGAGTGGTTTTACTCACAACATGAAATTGCCCCGCTTCCGGATCTGGACAATAATCCGAATACAGATGACTTTACGCTCTTTGATAATGGCCAAGAGCGGGGCGTTTATGGCTGGTATGATGGACTTACCAATAAGGAAGACTTTTATAGCCGTATTGTGCACTACAGAGTGGATAATGAAAAGCGCACAATAGAGCAAATATTTGATTGGGGTAAAGACGCACAGCCATCGCTTTCTTCCTACTATTATGGAGGTGCGCAATATATTATTGGCCAAGATACAGATATGTATCTTGGATGCTTTGGTATGCTTGATTTTGGCGGCGGATCAAAAATTGTAGAGGTGTCACCCACAGGGCAAGTCGCGTGTACATGGTCATTCCCGAGTGAATACACTTATCGGGCACATTTCATATCAAACAAAGATTTTTCGTCTATTGCTGAACCTGCATTAGGAACCGCAGGGATGGCGATTTTTGAGGGAAAAGAGACATGGAAAACGTGGACATCTCCGACAGATAATCGTGAAATACGCTATAAGTTAAATGATATTTCTATGCAAAAAGATGGGAAAGTTACTGCTTCCGGATGGGCATATATGCCAGAGGTAAAAAATCAGAATCGGGAAACTTTTTTGGTAGCAAATGGGCTAACAGCCTCCTATAAGATAAAGCTGCAAACACGTTCTGGTATGATACCTGATGAAGAACAAGTGCCAGATGGATATCGGTATGGCTTTAACGACAAAACGATTGATACGACTGATTTACCAGATGGTCGTTATACTCTTGGCCTGCAAGTTGAGGCTGGTCGACAAACTGCATACACAGAATTACCATACTATTTTGTAAAAGGCCAAGACAACTCTGGAACTTACAGTACATCGATGCCTGATGCGGCGTACACTACGGCGCTGATGCGTCAACTAGATACAATGAGTGAAGGGAAAACGATAGATAATCCCTACATAAAAATGGATCCCTACGGGATATCACCCCTTACGGCACTAGCAGCTTTTGAGACAGATGCTCCAGCCCATGTTACTGTCACGGTGCAGGGAAAAGATGACAGAACGACTTTAACATATGATATTGATGGCAAGAGGCGGCTGCACTTCATTCCTATCGTTGGCCTTTATTACAACGACTTGACAAATGTGATACTGCAAGCAACCGACGATAATGGGAAGACGAAAACCGGTACGATATCTTTGGCCACGCACGCTGCTGTGGACGGAAAACTACCGACTCTTAGCGTTGACACTACGGAATCCGATCTTTCACAGGCGGCATCCGGACTGACATTTTGTATGCCCAATGGAGATTGCCATCCTTTTGCGGTGGACTTAAACGGAGATGTGCGCTGGTATCTGACAAAGAAAGTCGGGGATTACGGCCTGCATCAATTATCTAACGGCCATTTTCTTGTAGAGAGCCTGACTCGAAATAATGTGATCTTCAGTACCATTGGCATTGACGAAATTGATTTGCTTGGACGTGTTTACCGTCAGTATAATACAGATGGTGTTATGCACCACGAAGCGAAAGAGATCGCCAACGGTAACTATATCTTTTCCATGAGTAAAGCTGGTAAGTCAACGATCAACGACTACATTGAAGAAATAGATCCGAAAACCGGTGGTGTCGTGAGAAACTGGGATATGCAGGATATTCTGGGGCAAGGGCTGGCTGCCAATGAGACGTATGGAACAGACAACTATTCCAACTGGTTCCACAATAACTGTGTGGACTATCTGGAAAGCGAGGACGCACTTTTAATTTCCAGCCGCCATCAAAATATGGTTATCAAGCTAGATGCGGAAACGAAACAGATTCGCTGGATACTTGGGGATCATAATACCGTGCCTGAGCATTTACAGCAGTATTTGTTAACGCCTGTTGGTGAAGAGTTTGAATGGCAATATGGCCAGCACGCGCCAATGTTTTTGCCAGATGGCAATATCATGTTGTACGATAATGGCGACTATCGCTCAAAAACAGTTGCCGGCAGCGTACAGGCCAGTCAAAACTATTCTCGCGCGGTAATTTACCATGTTGATGAAAACCACAAGACAGTCTCTCAAGTTTGGCAGTATGGTAAGGAGAACGGAAGTGACACGTATACCACCTATATCGGGGATGTCGACTATTTGGGTTCGGAGCATTACCTTCTGAATTTTGGCGGCATTATTCGTGATTCCAACGGTGTTGCAACAGATACGATGGGGACGGGTACAACTACCCGTTGTCGCGTATTTGAGTACGCTAATGGAAAACCTATATGGACGCTTTCGGTGGATGGCAACGCTGATATCAGCTATAACGCTTCAATTTATCGTGCGGAAAGACTTGATGTGACGGAAATGCCTAGTGATTATGACTGCATAGCAGAACAGCAGTGGTTAGGAGAATTTCATCCAACCTCAACAGTAGCTATCAGTACCGGAGAGTATAGCGAAGTTAGCTCATCAGATTATCAGTTAACGAGTGTGATTAATGAAGGCAATCGGTTGTTGATTAATGGCAAGGCAACAGACCCCACAGAACTTTCAAATGTGTATATTGGATTGCGTGGGCGCGAAAATACCGCGACATACAAGGTTTCGCCCAATATATCCACAGGTGAATTTTCTTCCGTTATCTATTTCGGAAATGAATTCTTGGGAGATCGACAAATTGATATATTGGTCGATAAGACAGATGGAAGTCGTTTGAAATGTTTTACGGGTGCAGCGATCCCCGCACTGAAAGCTTTCGCAATTACGATGGATACTCCCAATAATGGAGTGTCAGTTGGTGAAACGTTCGCTTTAAAAGCTACGGCCACGCCTGCTTATGCGCAAGCTAGCACGATTCTTTATGAGTCTAGTAACCCTAATGTTGCCACAGTAAGTGCGAGTGGAGTGGTCACAGCGGTTTCGGCAGGGTATGTGATTATTACTGCCAGAATGGCCGATAGTGCGACAGCAAGCCAAATGGCTATTACGGTATTGGGACAATCCTCTTCCGGAAATAGTGGCGGCGGAGGCGGCGGGGGCGCAGGCATATCGAGACCGGCCGAAGAAAAGCCTGCAGGTTCCATATCCGTAAGTACTGACCCCAAGACCGGTGCTGTGACATATTTAAAACAGTTAGACAACCATTTCACGGTGAGCATTACAGATGAATCAAATGGGAATAGGATGATTCTTTGTAAAAACGCTTCCGAACAAATTATTGCGAATATTTCACTGCCAAAGACCGTGGATGTAAACAGCAAAAAATCATTTGAAGATGTATCATCAAGCGCATGGTATCATGATGCTGTAGCTTTTGCGGTAGCATCTAAGTTATTTAACGGAATGACAGAAACCACGTTTGGCGCTGAGCAACCGATGACGCGTGCAATGTTGGTCACAGTCCTTCACCGCTTGTCAGGAACACCACTGTTTAATCACACAGGTTTTGATGACGTCCCGTCAGGTACTTGGTATAGTCAAGCTGTTGAGTGGGCTTCTGTCAATCAAATTGTTGATGGCATGGGAAATAATCTGTTTGTGCCCAATGCATCTATTACACGTGAGCAGCTTGCGACCATACTATATAGATTTATTTGTGTTATACAGGTGCCGGATATCAGTGGCTCATCTGTAAGCGCATTTGAAGATGCAGCTACGATATCGTCGTGGTCAAATGACGCCATGAAGTGGGCGGTACAAAATAAAATTATGCAAGGTTCAGATAATAAGTTGAATCCGCAGGCTAACGCTTCGCGCGCCGAAGTGGCAACTATGTTGTATCGCTTAAGTGAGTATTTAAAAGCAATGGATCTAAAGTAG
- a CDS encoding XrtA system polysaccharide deacetylase, translated as MRNIFTVDTEDWFHANYTNNLFQNEASIQSTVEANTDVYLKYFAECGTTATFFVLGFVAEQHPALVRRIAEAGHEIASHGYGHQLVYKQTPEEFRQDIRKSKSLLENVIGKPVWGYRAPSWSITENSLWALEILTQEGFRYDSSIFPFKNFLYGIDGAPRFPFPSKLYCKTSDLVEIPPSTVRIPGLNMPFSGGFYFRALPFLMIKICAHKVNREGEPVIFYLHPREIDPEQPRLKLSMRDSFIHYFGIRNCEKKLTRVLKEFPCVSIQQMLTAESK; from the coding sequence ATGAGAAATATTTTTACAGTAGATACAGAAGACTGGTTTCATGCAAATTATACGAATAATTTATTTCAAAATGAGGCATCAATTCAGTCTACTGTGGAAGCAAATACAGATGTGTATTTAAAATACTTTGCGGAATGTGGCACCACGGCTACGTTCTTTGTACTGGGATTTGTAGCAGAACAGCATCCTGCGCTAGTAAGACGTATTGCTGAAGCAGGACATGAAATTGCAAGCCATGGGTATGGGCATCAGTTAGTTTATAAACAAACCCCTGAGGAGTTTCGTCAGGATATTAGAAAAAGCAAATCATTATTAGAGAATGTCATCGGTAAGCCTGTTTGGGGATACAGGGCACCATCGTGGTCGATTACAGAAAATTCCCTATGGGCATTAGAAATTCTGACACAGGAAGGCTTTCGATACGATAGTAGTATTTTCCCCTTTAAAAACTTCTTGTACGGTATCGATGGAGCACCCAGATTTCCCTTCCCCTCAAAGCTGTATTGCAAAACGTCTGATTTAGTGGAAATCCCACCTTCTACAGTGCGAATACCGGGCCTAAATATGCCTTTCTCAGGAGGCTTCTATTTTCGGGCACTACCTTTTCTGATGATCAAAATCTGCGCACACAAAGTGAACAGAGAAGGAGAACCAGTTATTTTTTATTTGCATCCAAGAGAGATAGATCCAGAACAGCCGAGATTAAAATTAAGTATGCGTGATTCTTTTATTCATTACTTTGGAATTAGGAATTGCGAGAAAAAGCTTACAAGAGTCTTGAAGGAGTTTCCGTGTGTATCCATCCAGCAAATGCTTACGGCAGAAAGCAAATAA
- a CDS encoding GNAT family N-acetyltransferase has product MWKPITYSNEHLLEMLKMTRENYGADNDIAKRDFIEHQYFENPAGDAVIDLAWDDHKQRLAGQYVVWPMRFWVQNKLQLCAHSLNTLTRTDYRGQGIFTGLAERTYAREITLGHGFCYGTPNPNSYSGFINKLVFSEIGQTPLYLRPLNPATMLKEFLGHKWLSSLAKPLNIFWKVNKIKEKGNIKIVCVTEKNLALVDSLWNKICGKYPVMNIRDSLYVKFRYLNMPHRIYYPYLVLRGGVPVAFAVGRIMNVAGMQCGMLADFMFAGGCEAQAKILLSFMLRLLQTKGASVAGSLMLAHTQEAAILRKCGFLRCPKKLEPQPFPLIVRLFDESLKEKGVLDIQNWFFTMGDYDVI; this is encoded by the coding sequence ATGTGGAAACCGATCACATATAGCAATGAGCATTTGTTGGAAATGCTCAAAATGACGCGAGAGAACTATGGTGCTGATAATGATATTGCCAAAAGGGACTTCATTGAACATCAGTATTTTGAAAATCCTGCAGGAGATGCAGTGATTGATTTAGCGTGGGATGACCATAAACAACGGCTTGCTGGTCAATATGTTGTTTGGCCAATGCGTTTTTGGGTACAAAACAAGTTGCAATTATGTGCGCATTCACTGAATACGCTGACTAGGACAGACTACCGTGGTCAAGGTATCTTTACAGGTTTGGCAGAACGAACCTATGCGAGAGAAATAACGTTGGGGCATGGTTTTTGTTATGGAACGCCTAATCCCAATTCATATTCAGGGTTTATTAATAAACTGGTGTTTAGCGAGATCGGCCAAACACCACTCTATCTTCGGCCCCTGAATCCAGCAACCATGTTAAAAGAGTTCCTAGGTCATAAGTGGTTGAGTTCCTTGGCAAAACCGTTAAATATTTTTTGGAAGGTCAACAAAATAAAAGAAAAAGGTAATATAAAGATTGTATGTGTGACAGAAAAGAATTTGGCGCTTGTAGACTCTCTGTGGAATAAAATTTGCGGAAAATATCCCGTTATGAATATACGGGATAGCCTGTACGTTAAATTTCGCTACTTAAATATGCCGCATCGAATCTATTATCCTTACTTAGTGCTTCGAGGAGGCGTTCCCGTAGCATTTGCAGTCGGACGCATCATGAATGTTGCAGGAATGCAATGCGGTATGCTGGCGGATTTCATGTTTGCTGGGGGGTGTGAAGCACAGGCGAAGATATTGTTATCTTTTATGCTTAGATTGCTGCAGACGAAAGGTGCAAGCGTTGCAGGCAGTCTTATGCTCGCGCATACACAAGAAGCGGCAATACTGCGTAAATGCGGATTCTTACGTTGCCCTAAAAAGTTGGAGCCACAGCCATTTCCATTGATAGTTCGCCTGTTTGATGAATCATTAAAAGAGAAAGGCGTCCTAGATATTCAAAATTGGTTTTTTACAATGGGCGACTATGATGTTATATAG